From a single Raphanus sativus cultivar WK10039 chromosome 3, ASM80110v3, whole genome shotgun sequence genomic region:
- the LOC108833450 gene encoding topless-related protein 4-like, with product MSDSTMIIDETNRKNLIFLILQFLHEEGYLKSLHLLEQDSGVFFDYSYFSCFITNGNWRDAEDYLSAFTSPDANTFSRKMFVDLYKWKFSEAAHSGGSESVNTFSKDLRRIPVFKDDGFEDLVNVIAVEDIRIPEKTGSVDKALVRASLCVELRKLAERNPSLCGKLVFPNLNKSALLSLISLICPNSSGRMGGSKEDLIILILQFLHEAKYKNTLHRLEQESEVFFNINYLAEVMKLGEMGKAEEYLAAFTDKHANKYSKAMFLELQKLSTSWEAITTSESLDNTSQKTKLQASVAMLAKKNPALKDKLSFPEMKKSRLLKLMKQTMDWWRPHSCNNSQSLEHIPVVQYLCGEPSSLENKFNRTGPRTKVGNCKLNEINHPSECSTLVLPDYWSDIRIACLTYSPSGDYILALADDATHKLWTWSTAQNDFCKHAPRILKEDVFPKPRLHQPMSGETMKNEIAASVEDSTSCFVIKGSYLFSTSGAKIAVFDLKSFERVAAFGSPNKPRATHFIFIPGDLLAVGLDDGSILIHCLSSRKIKEKLDGHDQRITCLAFSRCFNVLVSSAADGKLCVWSSKSWVKLTSIDSIQNFCNRLNNKASLVTQIQFDPYQIELLVVRDKWISRHAAPTLDCLRQWVPDESEAAITCATYSSDGEIIYVGFRSESIKILDSETFVIKCRINLTAFTQPIPSNIRVVVYPAVVAAHPSHPSQISVGLSNGKVIVLQPLGRGGWGETAALEDDGDISDGSEHCY from the exons ATGAGTGATTCAACGATGATCATAGACGAGACGAATCGAAAGAATCTCATCTTCCTCATCTTACAGTTCCTTCACGAAGAGGGCTATTTGAAAAGCTTACACTT ACTGGAGCAGGATTCGGGGGTTTTCTTTGATTATAGCTACTTTTCTTGTTTTATCACCAATGGTAACTGGAGAGACGCAGAGGACTACCTTTCAGCATTCACTAGTCCAGATGCTAATACTTTCTCAAGGAAGATGTTCGTTGACTTGTACAAGTGGAAGTTTTCTGAAGCAGCTCATAG TGGTGGCTCTGAATCTGTGAACACTTTCTCCAAGGATTTGAGACGGATTCCTGTTTTCAAAGATGATGGCTTTGAGGATTTGGTTAACGTGATTGCTGTTGAAGATATAAG AATTCCTGAGAAAACTGGGAGCGTGGATAAAGCATTGGTTAGAGCTAGTTTGTGTGTTGAACTCCGCAAGCTAGCAGAAAGAAACCCTTCTTTATGTGGCAAACTTGTTTTTCCGAATTTGAATAAATCCGCACTGCTGTCCCTTATCTCCCTCATTTGTCCAAATTCTAGTGGGAGAATGGGAGGTTCCAAG GAAGATCTCATTATCTTAATCCTTCAATTTCTCCATGAAGCAAAGTACAAGAACACTTTGCATAG ATTAGAGCAGGAAAGCGAAGTCTTCTTCAACATAAATTATTTGGCTGAAGTGATGAAGCTCGGTGAAATGGGAAAGGCTGAAGAGTACCTGGCAGCTTTTACAGACAAACACGCTAATAAATACTCAAAGGCCATGTTTCTTGAACTTCAGAAACTGTCCACATCATG GGAGGCTATAACCACATCTGAATCTCTTGATAACACGTCGCAGAAGACAAAACTACAAGCGTCTGTTGCCATGCTAGCCAAGAAGAATCCAGCACTGAAAGATAAACTCAGCTTTCCTGAGATGAAAAAATCAAGACTTTTAAAACTGATGAAGCAGAC TATGGACTGGTGGAGACCTCATTCATGCAACAATTCTCAGTCTCTGGAACATATCCCAGTAGTACAGTACCTTTGTGGCGAACCATCCTCTCTTGAAAACAAATTCAACAGAACGGGGCCAAGAACGAAGGTTGGTAACTGCAAACTTAACGAAATCAATCATCCATCCGAGTGCAGTACACTAGTTCTTCCTGATTATTGGTCAGATATAAGG ATTGCATGTTTGACATATTCCCCTTCTGGAGATTACATTCTGGCTTTGGCAGATGACGCCACACATAAACTCTGGACGTGGTCGACTGCCCAAAATGATTTCTGCAAG CATGCTCCTCGAATATTGAAGGAAGATGTATTTCCGAAGCCACGATTACATCAACCTATGAGTGGGGAAACTATGAAAAACGAAATAGCCGCCTCTGTTGAAGATTCAACGTCTTGCTTTGTGATCAAGGGCTCCTATCTTTTCTCTACTTCAGGAGCAAAAATAGCAGTTTTTGATCTGAAGAGTTTTGAG AGGGTTGCTGCTTTTGGAAGTCCTAATAAACCTAGAGCTACGcattttatatttattcctGGTGATTTACTTGCCGTTGGGCTAGATGATGGCTCTATCCTCATCCATTGCTTATCCTCGAGAAAG ATCAAAGAAAAGTTGGACGGCCATGATCAGAGAATAACCTGCTTAGCATTTTCCCGCTGTTTTAATGTCCTCGTCTCATCAGCAGCTGATGGAAAG CTTTGTGTTTGGAGCTCAAAAAGCTGGGTTAAGCTAACAAGTATTGACTCTATTCAAAACTTTTGCAACCGGCTTAACAATAAGGCCTCTCTAGTAACGCAAATCCAGTTTGACCCGTATCAAATCGAGCTACTCGTTGTCCGAGATAAGTGGATAAGTAGACACGCAGCTCCAACTCTAGATTGCCTTAGGCAG TGGGTTCCTGATGAATCTGAAGCCGCAATAACTTGTGCTACATATTCTtctgatggtgagatcatctaTGTTGGCTTTAGAAGTGAGTCTATAAAAATTCTCGACTCTGAGACATTTGTGATAAAATGTCGAATCAATCTGACTGCTTTTACTCAACCCATCCCCAGCAACATCAG GGTCGTGGTTTATCCGGCTGTTGTAGCCGCTCATCCATCACATCCGAGCCAGATCTCTGTTGGGCTCAGTAACGGTAAGGTCATCGTTCTTCAGCCCTTGGGGAGAGGAGGATGGGGTGAAACAGCTGCACTTGAAGACGATGGAGATATTTCTGATGGCTCAGAGCATTGTTACTGA
- the LOC108858350 gene encoding uncharacterized protein LOC108858350, with protein MLAYGQSGDTYDEYLRLGESTALLCLEKFNEAIIQLFGDEYLRKPTPADLQRLLDIGEVRGFPGMIGSIDCMHWEWKNCQRSWRGQYTRGHGKPTIVLEAVASHDLWIWHAFFGLPGTLNDINVLDRSQVFSDIIQGRAPKVNFTVNGHNYRMAYYLTDGIYPKWSTFIQSIPLPQGLKAELFAEKQESARKDVERAFGVLQSRFAIVKNPALLWDKEKIGKIMRTCVILHNMIVENERNTYTMSDTSEFELGESNRSSQVDISQPTDSPSNFVNRYGIQAQIRDQQKHNRLKADLVENIWQKFGNLDE; from the coding sequence ATGCTAGCATATGGTCAATCGGGAGATACGTATGACGAATATCTCCGCCTTGGTGAGAGTACCGCACTTTTATGTTTGGAAAAGTTCAACGAAGCGATAATACAATTGTTTGGTGATGAGTATCTACGAAAACCTACACCAGCTGATCTTCAACGATTACTCGATATTGGAGAGGTACGCGGATTTCCAGGAATGATAGGcagcatcgactgtatgcattgggagtggaaaaacTGCCAAAGGTCTTGGAGAGGGCAGTACACACGAGGTCATGGAAAGCCGACCATTGTCTTAGAGGCTGTGGCATCACATgatctttggatatggcacgcaTTTTTCGGTTTACCAGGTACCCTCAATGATATTAATGTTCTCGATCGGTCACAAGTTTTTTCTGACATTATACAAGGTCGAGCTCCTAAAGTTAATTTCACGGTCAACGGCCACAATTATCGTATGGCGTACTACCTTACAGACGGAATCTATCCGaaatggtcaacatttatcCAATCCATCCCACTACCTCAAGGTCTTAAAGCTGAGCTTTTTGCTGAAAAACAAGAATCCGCCAGGAAAGATGTCGAACGTGCTTTCGGAGTTTTGCAATCAAGGTTTGCAATAGTAAAAAATCCTGCTCTACTATGGGACAAGGAAAAGATTGGAAAGATTATGAGAACTTGTGTCATACTACACAATATGATAGTGGAGAACGAACGAAACACATATACTATGTCCGATACATCTGAGTTTGAGTTGGGAGAGTCAAACAGGAGTTCACAGGTGGATATCTCGCAACCTACGGACTCCCCTTCCAACTTCGTTAATAGGTATGGCATTCAAGCTCAAATTCGGGATCAACAGAAACATAATCGTTTGAAAGCcgatttagttgaaaatatatggcaaAAATTTGGTAATCTAGATGAATAA
- the LOC108858349 gene encoding glutathione S-transferase T3-like codes for MEYVPQNSQTSQTSLQRRKWSTKEHIVLISAWLNTSKDAIVSTDQKAGAFWKRIVDYVNASPLLSGAVPREWSQCKQRWGRINEQVCKFVGCYEAAVREQASGQNENDVMKAAHDIFLNDLGIKFTLEHCWRELRFDQKWKSLAVPKEGPKEKRKEAAEVVAEEEGADVRPPGVKACKAAKRKRQGYDEIHSMLAVKKEIQQQKLLERLLAKDPTHLSANEITLMDKLISEMI; via the coding sequence atggAATATGTACCCCAAAACTCCCAAACCTCCCAAACCTCTCTTCAAAGAAGAAAGTGGTCAACCAAAGAACACATTGTGCTCATCAGCGCTTGGTTGAACACCAGCAAGGATGCCATCGTGAGTACTGACCAGAAGGCCGGAGCGTTTTGGAAGCGAATAGTTGACTACGTCAACGCAAGCCCTCTGCTCAGTGGCGCCGTTCCTAGAGAGTGGAGTCAGTGTAAGCAGAGGTGGGGAAGAATCAACGAGCAGGTGTGCAAGTTTGTGGGCTGCTATGAAGCGGCTGTGAGGGAGCAAGCGAGTGGCCAAAACGAGAATGATGTCATGAAGGCTGCCCATGACATCTTCTTGAATGATCTTGGCATCAAGTTCACGCTTGAACATTGTTGGAGGGAACTTCGGTTCGATCAGAAATGGAAATCACTCGCTGTGCCCAAAGAAGGTCCCAAGGAGAAAAGGAAGGAAGCTGCGGAGGTGGTGGCTGAGGAGGAAGGTGCGGATGTTCGGCCTCCTGGTGTCAAGGCTTGCAAAGCAGCCAAACGCAAGAGGCAGGGTTATGATGAGATACATAGCATGCTTGCTGTGAAAAAGGAGATACAGCAACAGAAACTCCTAGAGCGTCTCCTTGCCAAAGACCCTACCCATCTATCTGCAAACGAAATCACCCTCATGGACAAACTCATTTCTGAAATGATTTGA